One region of Wyeomyia smithii strain HCP4-BCI-WySm-NY-G18 chromosome 3, ASM2978416v1, whole genome shotgun sequence genomic DNA includes:
- the LOC129729829 gene encoding ATP-binding cassette sub-family G member 4-like, translated as MPVVSEEFELTSKPLLNFVPSTVKFQHVHYCVEDKDILLNVSGKFKHGRLVALMGPSGAGKSSLLNVLAGVNLYGLTGYVAINDEPVEENDPRSVYVEQDCPLISCLTVRGTMTYAVDMKMPRSTPNREKRNKISEILELLGLDKCATTLVKNLSGGEQKRLSVAVELIKNPAVMLLDEPTSGLDSVASMHLVSHLKSLAMGGRTIVCTIHQPASNLFQLFDDVYLLVKGRCLYSGSVEGMVPKLDSAGFSCPEYYNPADFAIEVLTSDRFEAKEALIAQTTEELRQLFDGGPSSPTLDRGNVIVKRYQTPFWYQFLVLFKRSAISSTRDDFLLKIRLGLYAALGLVYGIVHYNVGNDASKVIANVGCFFQLIAIVYFSNATAVINYSEEANVTIKEIANNWYSREAYFFSKLLSDVPLQLICPTLMLPSLFYLSDQPWQLERFAMIWVMVLAGGIIGQCIGLIAGICFDSKARNFVLANACIVPILFSGFLINAKDLVPYLKPFSDVSFFRYQFHGILQALYGFDREKLNCTQIYCYYKKPASILEQFDIDPEGFWRNLMILVILIGIFQTIIYLAFVVRLRRIK; from the exons atgCCAGTCGTAAGTGAAGAGTTCGAATTGACCTCGAAGCCGCTGCTCAACTTCGTGCCGTCTACTGTGAAGTTTCAGCATGTGCACTACTGCGTTGAAG ATAAAGACATACTGTTGAACGTGTCGGGAAAGTTTAAACATGGGCGGTTGGTGGCATTGATGGGACCTTCTGGGGCAGGAAAATCCTCCCTGCTGAACGTCCTTGCCGGAGTTAATCTGTATGGACTAACGGGATACGTCGCCATTAACGACGAACCGGTGGAGGAGAATGATCCTCGCAGTGTTTACGTGGAGCAGGACTGTCCGCTGATCAGTTGTTTAACCGTTCGCGGAACAATGACGTACGCCGTTGACATGAAGATGCCTCGTAGTACACCGAATAGAGAGAAACGAAATAAG ATCAGTGAAATTCTGGAACTACTGGGACTGGACAAATGTGCCACAACGCTGGTGAAAAATCTCTCAGGGGGTGAGCAAAAGCGCCTTTCAGTAGCAGTTGAGTTAATAAAGAACCCCGCAGTGATGCTCTTAGATGAGCCAACCAGCGGGTTGGACAGTGTGGCATCGATGCATCTCGTTTCCCACCTGAAATCACTGGCCATGGGCGGACGGACGATCGTTTGCACAATTCACCAACCGGCGTCGAATCTATTTCAGCTGTTTGATGATGTTTACCTGCTGGTTAAGGGACGATGTCTCTACTCAGGTTCGGTGGAAGGAATGGTACCAAAGCTAGACTCGGCAGGTTTCAGCTGTCCGGAGTACTACAATCCGGCGGATTTTGCGATCGAAGTCCTCACTTCCGATCGCTTTGAAGCTAAGGAAGCACTTATTGCTCAAACTACCGAAGAGCTGAGGCAACTCTTCGATGGAGGTCCTTCCAGCCCCACACTGGATCGGGGCAATGTGATTGTGAAGCGATACCAAACCCCTTTTTGGTATCAGTTTTTGGTTTTGTTCAAGAGATCGGCAATCTCCAGTACGAGGGACGAC TTCCTTTTGAAAATCAGATTAGGTCTGTATGCGGCGTTAGGGTTGGTGTATGGAATCGTTCACTACAACGTGGGAAACGATGCCAGTAAGGTGATAGCCAATGTGGGATGCTTCTTCCAGCTGATTGCCATAGTCTATTTCTCCAATGCCACTGCCGTAATTAACT ATTCGGAGGAAGCAAACGTAACGATCAAGGAGATTGCCAACAACTGGTACTCGCGAGAGGCgtatttcttttcaaaactacTAAGCGACGTGCCACTGCAGCTGATTTGTCCAACCTTGATGCTGCCCTCATTATTCTACCTGAGTGATCAACCCTGGCAGCTGGAGCGCTTTGCGATGATATGGGTTATGGTGCTTGCGGGTGGAATTATCGGCCAGTGCATTGGACTGATTGCGGGGATTTGTTTCGACTCGAAGGCACGCAATTTTGTGCTGGCGAACGCGTGCATCGTTCCGATTCTGTTTTCGGGATTTTTAATTAACGCCAAAGATTTGGTACCGTATCTGAAACCCTTCAGTGATGTGTCCTTTTTTCGGTACCAGTTTCATGGGATACTGCAGGCATTGTATGGTTTCGATAGAGAGAAGCTCAACTGTACGCAGATATACTGCTACTACAAGAAGCCGGCCAGTATTTTGGAACAGTTTGATATCGATCCAGAAGGGTTTTGGAGGAATTTGATGATTCTCGTGATATTGATTGGGATTTTCCAAACGATTATTTATTTGGCGTTTGTTGTACGTTTGAGACGAATAAAATGA
- the LOC129727825 gene encoding probable cytochrome P450 6a17, whose translation MLFYLILLAISLGFYAMGKRYAYWKRRGVPYAEAGFPFGNLKGMRKRHLALLVQDVYVQLKDSGKKFGGMFFFINPVALILDLDFAKDVFIKDFQYFHDRGIYSNEKVDPITAHLVSMEGVKWKNLRAKLTPTFTTGKMKMMYPTVAAVAEEFRKCMLVEAESGGEVEMKEFLARFTTDVIGTCAFGLECNSLKDPEAKFRQMGRKALALTPMGFLRRILSFTFRDLAKALNVRISDPDVADFFMNAVRETIEYREKNNVRRNDFMDLLIKLKNDQPIDDGSEERLGRLTFNEIAAQAFVFFLAGFETSSTAMSYCLYELAQNQELQEKARQDVESVLAKHEGAMTYEAVHEMRYVENCINESLRKYPPVPNILRNTNKSYHVSDMNVTLEKGYRVLLPIYSIHHDARYYPDPERYDPERFNAELTAKRHPMAFIPFGEGPRICIGLRFGMMQARVGLACLLRNFRFKLSPKTPRELRFIASNPLLASEGGLWLHIEKL comes from the exons ATGTTGTTCTACCTAATTCTGCTAGCCATCTCGCTTGGCTTTTACGCAATGGGTAAGCGGTACGCTTACTGGAAGCGTCGGGGAGTTCCCTACGCAGAAGCTGGCTTCCCGTTTGGCAACCTCAAGGGCATGAGGAAGCGCCATTTGGCGCTGCTTGTGCAAGATGTGTACGTGCAACTCAAAGATAGTGGAAAGAAGTTTGGCGGAATGTTTTTCTTCATTAATCCTGTGGCTCTGATCTTGGATTTGGACTTCGCAAAAGACGTTTTCATTAAAGACTTCCAGTATTTTCACGACCGTGGAATTTATAGCAATGAAAAGGTCGATCCAATCACGGCTCATCTGGTTTCAATGGAAGGCGTCAAGTGGAAGAATCTACGCGCCAAGTTAACACCAACCTTCACCACGGGTAAGATGAAGATGATGTATCCCACTGTTGCAGCGGTGGCCGAAGAGTTCCGCAAATGCATGCTGGTTGAAGCGGAAAGTGGCGGAGAGGTTGAAATGAAAGAGTTTCTAGCGAGGTTTACTACTGATGTTATTGGGACTTGTGCCTTCGGTTTGGAGTGCAACAGTTTGAAGGACCCGGAAGCAAAGTTTAGACAAATGGGAAGGAAAGCTTTGGCCTTAACTCCTATGGGATTTCTACGACGAATTCTCAGCTTTACTTTTAGGGACCTGGCAAAAGCGCTGAACGTTCGAATATCCGATCCAGATGTAGCGGATTTCTTTATGAATGCAGTGCGAGAAACGATCGAATACCGTGAGAAAAATAATGTTCGTAGGAATGATTTTATGGATTTGTTGATTAAGCTCAAAAACGATCAGCCTATCGACGATGGTAGTGAGGAGCGACTGGGAAGGTTGACGTTTAATGAGATAGCCGCGCAGGCGTTTGTGTTTTTCCTGGCAGGTTTTGAAACATCATCCACTGCAATGTCTTATTGTCTGTACGAATTGGCACAAAACCAGGAATTGCAGGAAAAAGCCAGACAAGATGTGGAGAGTGTTCTGGCCAAACATGAGGGTGCTATGACTTACGAGGCAGTTCACGAAATGAGATATGTTGAAAACTGTATTAACG AATCACTTCGCAAATATCCTCCAGTGCCAAACATTTTACGTAACACCAACAAAAGCTACCACGTCTCGGATATGAACGTTACTCTGGAAAAGGGTTACCGTGTGTTGCTGCCCATTTATTCGATCCACCACGATGCCCGTTACTATCCGGACCCGGAACGGTACGATCCGGAGCGCTTCAATGCGGAGCTAACGGCCAAACGTCACCCGATGGCATTCATTCCGTTCGGCGAGGGACCGCGTATTTGCATTGGCTTGCGCTTCGGTATGATGCAGGCACGGGTTGGATTAGCCTGTCTGTTGCGAAACTTCCGCTTCAAGCTATCGCCCAAAACTCCACGGGAGCTACGGTTTATCGCATCCAATCCGTTGCTCGCTTCCGAGGGTGGACTGTGGTTGCACATTGAGAAGCTGTGA